In a genomic window of Oreochromis aureus strain Israel breed Guangdong linkage group 13, ZZ_aureus, whole genome shotgun sequence:
- the zgc:110319 gene encoding NFU1 iron-sulfur cluster scaffold homolog, mitochondrial, with protein MAARMRWGLQQLLRTRNTAHFRFPQQTRSSHHSLSTTQSFRRVQPHLGIGATQFSIRHLSIQTQDTPNPRSLKFLPGKPVLGSGTLDFPSPSSAGCSSLARDLFEIEGVQSVFFGPDFITVTKTDEDVEWTDIKRHALEAIAKFFESGEPITIGAVHHESSHSEDDDDIVSIIKELLDTRIRPTVQEDGGDVIFKGFENGVVKLKLVGSCTGCPSSTVTLKNGIQNMMQFYIPEVDKVEQVEDEVDEISAKVFSEVERKLQDEKVPQPTQS; from the exons cgGCGCGCATGAGATGGGGTCTTCAGCAGCTTTTACGGACAAGAAATACGGCTCACTTTAG GTTTCCACAGCAGACCAGAAGTTCACACCACTCACTGTCCACCACCCAGAGCTTCAGAAGAGTCCAGCCTCACCTCGGGATAGGAGCTACACAATTCTCAA TAAGACACCTGTCCATCCAGACTCAAGATACACCGAACCCCAGGAGCCTGAAGTTTCTTCCCGGTAAACCCGTCCTGGGAAGCGGAACGCTTGACTTTCCTTCTCCAAGCTCGGCTGGATGTTCTTCTTTAGCCAG AGACCTCTTTGAAATTGAAGGAGTACAGAGTGTGTTCTTTGGCCCCGACTTCATTACTGTCACTAAA ACAGACGAGGATGTTGAGTGGACAGACATTAAGCGTCACGCTCTGGAGGCCATTGCTAAGTTCTTTGAGAGTGGTGAGCCGATAACAATAGGAGCAGTGCACCATGAAAGCA GTCAttctgaagatgatgatgatattgTGTCTATCATAAAGGAGCTTCTGGACACCAGAATCAG ACCTACAGTGCAGGAGGATGGAGGTGATGTCATCTTTAAGGGTTTTGAGAACGGAGTAGTCAAGCTGAAGCTGGTTGGTTCCTGCACAGGGTGTCCCAGTTCTACAGTCACACTGAAAAATGGCATCCAGAACATGATGCAGTTTTATATCCCTGAAGTGGACAAAGTGGAACAG GTGGAAGATGAAGTGGATGAAATCAGTGCAAAGGTTTTCTCAGAAGTGGAGCGCAAATTGCAAGACGAGAAAGTTCCCCAGCCGACACAGTCATAA